The Nitrospira sp. genome window below encodes:
- the kdpC gene encoding potassium-transporting ATPase subunit KdpC — MKEQIRPALTMVLLLTVLTGLIYPLTVTGIAQVFFPDQANGSLIVREGKVIGSKLIGQHFDKPGYFWGRPSATAPFPYNAAASGGSNLGPSNPVLIDAVKTRVTTLRAADPGNDLPIPVDLVTASGSGLDPHISPAAALYQAKRVARVRGLDENSVLALVSTHTEGRQFGLLGESRVNVLMLNLALDALTTKPVSR, encoded by the coding sequence ATGAAAGAACAAATAAGACCCGCCCTGACCATGGTGCTGCTGCTGACCGTTTTGACCGGCCTAATCTATCCATTGACGGTCACAGGGATCGCGCAAGTGTTTTTCCCAGACCAGGCGAACGGCAGTCTAATAGTGCGTGAAGGCAAGGTGATCGGGTCCAAGTTAATCGGGCAGCATTTTGACAAACCGGGGTACTTCTGGGGCCGTCCGTCTGCGACTGCGCCGTTTCCCTACAACGCCGCTGCGTCGGGCGGGTCGAACCTTGGACCGAGCAACCCGGTACTGATCGACGCGGTCAAGACGAGGGTGACCACCTTACGAGCAGCCGATCCTGGCAACGACTTGCCTATCCCTGTGGACTTGGTCACGGCCTCCGGAAGCGGACTGGATCCCCACATTAGTCCGGCGGCCGCCTTATACCAGGCGAAACGTGTGGCGCGGGTTCGTGGCCTGGATGAGAACAGCGTGCTGGCGCTGGTGAGCACACATACGGAAGGGCGCCAGTTCGGCCTGCTGGGAGAGTCGCGGGTCAACGTGCTGATGCTGAATCTTGCGCTCGATGCGTTAACCACTAAGCCGGTTTCTCGTTGA
- the kdpA gene encoding potassium-transporting ATPase subunit KdpA, with protein MTLHGLLQVALFFGVLLLVTKPLGLYMARVYEGHQSALSTLLGPLERGIYHLCGVRSEEEMAWKRYAQSLLLFSAFGMAVLYVLLRCQQDLPLNPNHVGSLAPDLAFNTAASYVSNTNWQAYAGESTMSHLSQMAGLTAQNFMSSAAAMGALMALIRGLVRRGTKTVGNFWVDLVRTILYILLPLAIVSSLILISQGAVQSLEDSVTVPWLQSVNSGRALISGDQPNSSTRSAGTEQVLSLGPAATQVIARDLGTSGGGFFSANSAHPFESPTPLSDLLLLLLQTVVAAGLAYTYGKMVGDTYQGWAILSVMLLVLSVGTAITYWAESARNPRILDLGLDLSITDHQPGGNMEGKEVRFGIAQTALAASATTATSTGAPNGMQDSLSPLGGLVPLVMMQSGEVILGGIGSGFSGMIVLVIIAMFISGLMVGRTPEYLGKKLEPYEIKIASVAVLVMPIATLVATALVIMTEVGRGAMANPGPHGFTEVLYAVTSMANNNGSAFAGLNANSFLFNVSGAVVMLLGRFWTTIPILALAGSFAAKKVVHVSEGALPTHTPLFVVWLMIVTVVVSAMSFFPALALGPIAEHLLMTD; from the coding sequence ATGACCTTGCATGGGCTTCTCCAAGTCGCGCTGTTTTTCGGGGTCCTTCTCCTCGTCACCAAGCCGTTGGGCCTGTATATGGCCCGGGTGTATGAAGGACACCAGTCGGCGCTTTCTACCCTGTTAGGACCGCTTGAACGGGGCATCTATCATCTATGCGGCGTGCGCAGCGAAGAAGAAATGGCATGGAAGCGCTATGCCCAGTCTCTCCTTCTGTTCAGCGCGTTCGGCATGGCAGTCCTCTATGTGCTCTTGCGCTGCCAACAGGATTTGCCGCTGAATCCGAATCACGTTGGTTCGCTCGCGCCTGACTTGGCCTTCAATACGGCGGCCAGTTACGTCAGCAATACGAATTGGCAGGCCTATGCCGGCGAATCGACGATGAGCCATTTGAGCCAGATGGCTGGATTGACCGCACAAAACTTCATGTCGTCCGCGGCCGCGATGGGCGCCCTGATGGCGCTGATTCGCGGACTCGTCCGACGAGGTACGAAAACCGTAGGAAATTTTTGGGTGGACCTGGTCCGCACGATTCTCTACATCTTGCTGCCGCTGGCGATCGTGTCGTCGCTGATACTTATTTCTCAAGGGGCTGTGCAGTCGCTCGAAGATTCCGTGACGGTTCCCTGGTTGCAATCGGTGAATTCTGGCCGGGCCCTGATTTCCGGCGACCAACCGAATTCGAGTACACGCAGTGCGGGGACTGAGCAGGTGCTCTCGCTCGGCCCAGCCGCAACGCAGGTGATTGCGCGGGATCTTGGAACGTCGGGCGGAGGATTCTTCAGCGCGAATTCGGCTCATCCCTTTGAAAGTCCCACCCCGCTCAGTGATCTTCTCCTGCTGCTCCTGCAGACCGTCGTGGCGGCAGGCTTGGCCTATACCTACGGGAAGATGGTGGGTGACACATACCAGGGATGGGCGATTCTGTCGGTCATGCTCCTCGTCCTCTCCGTGGGCACAGCCATTACCTACTGGGCGGAATCGGCCCGCAACCCGCGAATCCTCGACCTTGGCCTGGATCTGTCCATCACGGACCATCAGCCCGGTGGGAATATGGAAGGCAAGGAAGTCCGGTTTGGGATTGCCCAGACGGCCTTGGCAGCATCCGCCACGACTGCCACTTCCACGGGAGCGCCAAACGGCATGCAGGATTCCCTCTCCCCGCTCGGGGGACTTGTGCCGCTTGTCATGATGCAATCTGGAGAGGTGATCCTGGGCGGGATCGGCTCGGGATTCAGCGGGATGATTGTTTTGGTCATCATCGCGATGTTCATTTCAGGCCTGATGGTCGGTCGCACGCCGGAATATTTAGGCAAGAAATTGGAACCCTATGAGATCAAGATCGCTTCGGTTGCCGTCTTGGTTATGCCGATTGCAACCCTGGTCGCGACAGCTCTTGTCATCATGACTGAGGTCGGGAGGGGCGCGATGGCCAATCCTGGACCCCATGGGTTCACCGAGGTTCTCTACGCCGTTACGTCGATGGCGAACAACAACGGAAGTGCCTTTGCAGGCTTGAACGCCAATAGCTTCTTATTCAACGTGAGCGGCGCGGTGGTTATGCTACTCGGACGCTTTTGGACCACCATTCCGATCTTGGCCCTTGCCGGTTCCTTTGCCGCTAAGAAGGTCGTCCACGTCAGCGAAGGGGCATTGCCGACCCATACGCCGCTCTTCGTCGTTTGGCTGATGATCGTGACGGTCGTGGTCAGCGCCATGTCGTTCTTTCCCGCCCTTGCCCTGGGACCGATTGCGGAGCACCTGTTGATGACTGATTAA
- the kdpB gene encoding potassium-transporting ATPase subunit KdpB → MTKQTQEEKSRSLFEPTIVRQAVVDSFRKLNPRHQVKNPVMLVVWVGCVVSTILLLQALAGAGEAPTQFILSITIWLWFTVLFANFAEAMAEGRGKAQADSLKRARRELTAKKLGTADPGSEHDVVWNRQFERGDTFSVVSANQLKPGDIFLVEAGDFIPADGEIVEGVASVNESAITGESAPVIRESGGDRSAVTGGTKVLSDWLIVRVTASPGESFLDRMIAMVEGARRQKTPNEIALTILLAALTIIFLLATVTLLPFSLYSVQAMGQGTPVTVTVLVALLVCLIPTTIGALLSAIGIAGMDRMVQANVIATSGKAVEAAGDVDVLLLDKTGTITLGNRQATAFTPAEGIEAQALADAAQISSLADETPEGRSIVVLAKEKYGLRARDIREIGATFIPFTAQTKMSGVNLDGREIRKGSADSVEAYVTSQGGHFSQFVRRNVDMIAKQGATPLVVAEKARVLGVITLQDVVKGGIKERFIELRRMGIKTVMITGDNPQTAAAVAAEAGVDDFLAQATPEAKLKLIREMQAEGRLVAMTGDGTNDAPALAQADVAVAMNTGTQAAKEAGNLVDLDSNPTKLIEIVEIGKQLLMTRGALTTFSIANDVAKYFAIIPAAFATTYPALNALNVMGLATPQSAVLSAVIFNALIIIALIPLALRGIKYRPIGAGSLLQRHLLIYGLGGMLVPFVGIKLIDMILTALHLA, encoded by the coding sequence ATGACGAAGCAGACACAAGAGGAAAAGAGCCGGTCCTTATTCGAGCCGACGATCGTGCGCCAGGCAGTGGTCGATTCCTTTCGTAAGTTGAACCCGCGCCACCAAGTCAAGAATCCGGTGATGCTTGTGGTGTGGGTCGGTTGTGTCGTCTCCACCATCCTATTGTTGCAGGCGCTGGCGGGCGCCGGTGAGGCCCCTACCCAGTTCATTCTCTCCATCACGATCTGGCTTTGGTTCACGGTGCTGTTTGCAAACTTTGCGGAGGCGATGGCGGAAGGTCGGGGCAAGGCACAGGCCGACTCGCTCAAGAGGGCGCGTCGGGAACTCACGGCCAAGAAACTGGGTACAGCCGATCCTGGGAGCGAGCATGATGTCGTGTGGAACCGACAGTTTGAGCGAGGCGATACCTTCAGCGTGGTGTCGGCGAATCAACTGAAGCCAGGAGATATATTCCTGGTGGAGGCAGGAGATTTCATCCCGGCCGACGGCGAGATTGTGGAGGGGGTGGCCTCGGTGAACGAGAGCGCCATCACTGGCGAGAGCGCGCCGGTCATTCGAGAAAGCGGCGGCGATCGCAGTGCTGTCACCGGCGGAACAAAGGTGCTGTCGGACTGGCTCATCGTTCGTGTTACGGCGAGCCCGGGGGAAAGTTTTCTGGACCGGATGATCGCCATGGTGGAAGGAGCCAGACGCCAGAAGACTCCGAATGAAATCGCCCTGACGATCTTGCTGGCGGCGTTGACGATCATATTCTTATTGGCGACTGTCACGCTCTTGCCGTTCTCTCTCTACAGTGTGCAGGCCATGGGGCAAGGGACACCGGTCACCGTCACCGTCTTGGTCGCGCTCCTGGTCTGTCTGATTCCGACTACCATCGGGGCTCTCCTCTCGGCCATCGGCATTGCCGGGATGGATCGCATGGTGCAAGCCAACGTCATTGCGACGTCGGGAAAAGCCGTTGAAGCGGCAGGCGACGTGGACGTCCTGCTGCTTGATAAGACCGGCACCATTACGTTGGGCAACCGTCAGGCGACCGCCTTCACTCCCGCAGAAGGAATAGAGGCCCAGGCGCTGGCCGATGCAGCCCAGATCTCGTCGTTGGCTGACGAAACACCGGAAGGCCGCAGCATCGTCGTCCTGGCTAAAGAAAAGTATGGGTTACGCGCGCGGGACATCCGTGAGATCGGTGCTACGTTTATTCCCTTTACGGCCCAGACAAAGATGAGCGGGGTGAATCTTGACGGACGGGAGATTCGTAAGGGATCGGCGGATTCTGTCGAAGCCTATGTGACATCGCAGGGAGGACACTTTTCTCAGTTTGTTCGGCGAAACGTTGACATGATTGCCAAACAAGGCGCGACACCGCTCGTGGTGGCGGAGAAGGCCAGGGTGCTCGGAGTGATCACGCTGCAAGATGTTGTCAAGGGAGGAATCAAGGAACGGTTTATTGAACTGCGCCGGATGGGTATTAAGACCGTCATGATCACAGGCGACAACCCACAAACAGCCGCGGCCGTGGCGGCGGAGGCGGGAGTCGACGATTTTCTGGCGCAGGCCACCCCGGAGGCCAAACTGAAATTGATTCGCGAGATGCAGGCCGAAGGCCGTCTTGTGGCCATGACGGGGGACGGTACGAACGATGCGCCTGCGCTGGCTCAAGCTGATGTGGCCGTAGCGATGAATACCGGAACACAGGCCGCCAAAGAAGCGGGCAATCTGGTCGATCTGGATTCCAACCCGACGAAACTGATCGAGATCGTAGAAATCGGCAAACAATTGCTCATGACTCGCGGCGCGTTGACCACGTTCAGTATCGCGAACGACGTGGCGAAATACTTCGCGATCATTCCAGCGGCCTTTGCCACGACCTATCCGGCGCTCAACGCATTGAACGTGATGGGGCTGGCCACGCCCCAAAGCGCGGTCCTGTCAGCAGTCATCTTCAACGCGCTGATCATCATCGCGCTCATTCCGCTTGCGTTAAGAGGAATCAAGTACCGGCCGATCGGCGCCGGTTCATTGTTGCAGCGTCATCTGTTGATCTATGGATTGGGCGGCATGCTCGTGCCGTTCGTCGGCATCAAGCTGATCGATATGATCCTAACCGCATTGCATCTTGCCTAA
- the kdpF gene encoding K(+)-transporting ATPase subunit F: MNGMYLLGGMLSLGLLVYLMVALLKAEWF; the protein is encoded by the coding sequence ATGAACGGTATGTATCTGCTCGGCGGCATGCTCTCGTTGGGCCTGCTCGTCTATCTTATGGTCGCGTTGTTGAAAGCGGAGTGGTTCTGA
- a CDS encoding response regulator, translating to MSQEATILLIEDEPEIRRFLRTSLPAHGFRLHEAATGQGGLTEAKARNPDLILLDLGLPDLDGGEIIRQVREWTQIPIIVLSARDQEQVKVAALDLGADDYVTKPFGVNELLARMRTALRHAARTGDGGESVFVLDDLKVDLGRRQVFLSGKEVHLTPIEYKLLITLIRYAGKVLTHRQLLKEVWGPLHVDEGHYLRVYMRQLRNKLERNPAHPRYLMTELGVGYRLRTE from the coding sequence ATGTCACAGGAAGCCACGATACTGCTCATCGAAGATGAACCTGAGATCCGGAGGTTTCTTAGGACATCATTGCCCGCCCATGGCTTTCGCCTCCACGAAGCCGCGACAGGACAGGGTGGGCTTACAGAGGCAAAAGCGAGGAATCCCGATCTCATTCTCCTGGACCTTGGCCTTCCTGATCTCGACGGAGGCGAGATAATCCGTCAGGTACGGGAGTGGACGCAGATTCCCATTATTGTGCTGTCGGCTCGAGATCAGGAGCAGGTGAAAGTGGCGGCGCTCGACCTCGGTGCCGACGACTACGTCACCAAGCCGTTCGGAGTGAACGAACTTCTCGCACGGATGCGAACCGCGCTTCGCCATGCAGCCCGAACCGGTGATGGCGGGGAATCGGTGTTTGTGCTCGACGATCTGAAGGTCGATCTCGGGCGGCGGCAGGTGTTTCTCTCAGGGAAGGAAGTTCACCTCACCCCGATAGAATACAAGCTGCTCATCACGTTGATCCGCTATGCAGGCAAAGTGTTGACCCACCGCCAGCTGTTGAAAGAAGTCTGGGGGCCGCTCCATGTGGATGAAGGACACTACCTACGGGTCTATATGCGCCAATTGAGAAATAAGCTGGAACGCAATCCGGCGCACCCACGTTATCTTATGACAGAGTTGGGAGTCGGATATCGGCTTCGAACAGAATGA
- a CDS encoding sensor histidine kinase KdpD: MNPQRPDPDALLKRVQAEEARLEEGKLKVFFGANPGVGKTYAMLQAAHEQRRDGLDVVIGVVETHGRTETDALVEGLEILPRQRVAYRGTTLLEFDLDAALARRPDVILIDELAHSNAPGTRHAKRWQDVQELLRAGIHVYTTLNVQHLESLNDVVAKITNVRVRETVPDSVLERADDVELIDLSPDDLLQRLKEGKVYVPEQIQHAIHNFFAKGNLIALRELALRRTAERVGQQMEVYRRAQAVVRTWPTAETIMVCVNMKPRGPRLIRAARQMAAGLHAKWIAVYVQVPRHLRMSQSERDRVIHTLRLAEQLGAETVTLTGDDVAQEILAYARSRNATKLIVGKPMRAWWKEWLFGSVVLDLVNQSGEIDIYVITGTADEGQPVAHRPLRSAGDVSGYAYAFAGIMIATAADWLMFPYFAMANLIMIYLIAVVAVAISWGRGPSVLASVLSVATFDFFFEPPYFSFALSDMQYLLTSGVMLAVALVISNLTARLQQQAELARYREKRTGVLYTMSRDLAINRGTGMLAQLAAKHLRDAFDAQVAVFLADADKKVHLQRGELLVFDLDPKESGVAQWVYDHSERAGLGTDTLSGTSALYLPLVASAGAIGVVALRPKDSTLLLDPEQLHLLESLVNQVALAIERTCLSDEAEQAHVRAETERTRNAILSSVSHDLRTPLAIITGAASSLAVGGGELDPMARGELAQSIHREADRLDRLLKSLLEIMRLEAGAVQLNKQWHPLDEIIGAALASLERWLRDHAVHTAVPADLPLVLVDGVLLEQVVINLVENAVKYAPPGSSIDLSASASDREVIVAVADQGPGIPVGEESRIFEKFYRTQHARERGVGLGLTICRGIVEAHGGRIWAENRSRGGALFRFSIPLPDQQPPLKSEQAREA; this comes from the coding sequence ATGAACCCACAACGACCAGATCCCGATGCGCTCTTGAAGCGTGTACAGGCCGAAGAAGCCCGTCTGGAGGAAGGAAAACTCAAGGTCTTTTTCGGCGCCAATCCCGGCGTAGGGAAGACCTATGCCATGCTGCAAGCGGCGCACGAGCAGCGACGCGATGGGCTTGATGTCGTCATCGGCGTCGTCGAGACCCACGGACGGACCGAGACCGACGCGCTGGTCGAGGGACTTGAGATCCTCCCCCGCCAACGTGTTGCGTACCGAGGCACGACGCTGTTGGAGTTCGATCTCGACGCGGCGCTGGCGCGCCGACCCGACGTCATTCTCATCGATGAACTTGCGCACAGCAACGCCCCGGGTACTCGTCATGCCAAACGGTGGCAGGACGTGCAGGAACTGCTGCGCGCAGGCATTCACGTCTACACGACGCTCAACGTGCAGCACCTGGAAAGTCTCAACGACGTGGTCGCCAAGATCACGAACGTCCGCGTACGGGAAACTGTACCGGATTCCGTGCTCGAACGGGCGGACGACGTGGAGTTGATCGATCTTTCCCCTGACGACCTCCTCCAACGGCTCAAAGAAGGGAAGGTCTATGTCCCGGAACAGATCCAGCATGCGATTCACAATTTCTTCGCCAAGGGCAATCTGATCGCGCTCCGCGAACTCGCCCTCCGCCGCACGGCCGAGCGGGTCGGTCAGCAGATGGAGGTGTACCGGCGCGCCCAGGCGGTGGTGCGGACCTGGCCAACGGCGGAAACCATCATGGTCTGCGTCAACATGAAGCCCCGCGGTCCCCGGCTGATCAGGGCTGCGCGCCAGATGGCGGCAGGACTCCATGCCAAATGGATTGCCGTCTACGTACAGGTCCCGCGACATCTCCGCATGTCACAGTCCGAGCGCGACCGTGTCATCCATACCCTTCGATTGGCTGAGCAACTCGGGGCCGAGACGGTCACTCTCACCGGAGATGACGTCGCTCAGGAGATCCTGGCCTACGCGCGCAGTCGCAATGCCACCAAGCTCATCGTCGGCAAGCCGATGCGGGCCTGGTGGAAGGAATGGCTGTTCGGGTCGGTCGTCTTGGATCTTGTCAATCAAAGTGGAGAGATCGATATCTATGTCATCACGGGAACGGCCGACGAGGGACAACCCGTTGCGCACCGTCCCCTCCGAAGTGCCGGCGATGTCTCAGGATATGCCTATGCTTTCGCAGGGATCATGATCGCGACGGCGGCCGACTGGCTGATGTTTCCCTATTTCGCGATGGCAAATTTGATCATGATATATCTGATCGCCGTCGTCGCCGTCGCGATCAGCTGGGGACGTGGTCCGTCGGTCCTGGCCTCAGTGCTGAGTGTGGCGACGTTCGATTTCTTCTTCGAGCCGCCGTATTTTTCTTTTGCCCTCTCCGATATGCAATATCTGTTGACCTCCGGCGTGATGCTGGCTGTGGCTCTGGTCATCAGCAATCTTACCGCACGTCTCCAGCAGCAAGCGGAGCTCGCCCGTTATCGAGAAAAACGCACGGGAGTGCTCTACACCATGAGCCGAGACCTCGCCATCAATCGGGGAACCGGCATGCTGGCCCAGCTTGCGGCCAAGCATCTCAGGGACGCGTTTGACGCGCAGGTTGCCGTCTTCCTCGCGGATGCCGATAAAAAGGTGCACCTGCAGCGCGGGGAACTCCTGGTCTTTGATTTGGATCCGAAAGAGTCGGGTGTGGCTCAATGGGTCTACGACCACAGCGAACGAGCCGGACTCGGGACGGATACGCTTTCGGGTACCAGCGCGCTGTACTTGCCGTTGGTGGCTTCAGCCGGCGCCATTGGTGTCGTGGCGTTGCGGCCAAAAGACAGCACTCTCCTCCTAGACCCAGAGCAGCTGCATCTGCTGGAATCCCTGGTGAACCAGGTGGCCTTGGCAATCGAAAGGACTTGTTTATCCGACGAAGCGGAACAGGCGCACGTACGCGCGGAAACGGAACGTACACGCAACGCCATCCTCAGCTCGGTGTCCCACGACTTACGAACCCCGCTCGCTATCATCACCGGCGCCGCCAGTAGTTTGGCGGTGGGAGGAGGGGAACTCGACCCCATGGCACGGGGCGAGCTCGCTCAATCCATCCATCGAGAGGCTGATCGTCTTGATCGGTTGCTGAAGAGCCTACTTGAGATCATGCGGCTTGAAGCCGGCGCCGTGCAACTGAACAAACAATGGCATCCTTTAGACGAGATTATCGGTGCGGCCCTAGCTAGCCTGGAGAGATGGCTGCGCGATCATGCCGTCCATACGGCTGTTCCGGCCGACCTGCCGCTGGTCCTGGTCGACGGGGTTCTCCTGGAACAAGTGGTGATCAATCTTGTGGAGAATGCCGTGAAGTATGCACCCCCCGGAAGTTCGATTGATCTCTCCGCATCGGCAAGCGATCGCGAAGTCATCGTCGCAGTCGCGGATCAAGGGCCAGGCATTCCCGTTGGGGAGGAATCCCGCATCTTTGAAAAATTCTATCGCACACAACATGCGAGAGAGAGAGGGGTCGGCCTAGGGTTGACGATTTGTCGTGGTATTGTGGAAGCGCATGGCGGCCGTATCTGGGCTGAGAATCGCTCCCGAGGCGGGGCTCTCTTTCGCTTCTCGATCCCGTTGCCTGATCAGCAGCCGCCTTTAAAAAGCGAGCAGGCGCGGGAGGCGTAA
- the kdpA gene encoding potassium-transporting ATPase subunit KdpA, whose amino-acid sequence MTTNGLAQIALFFGVLIALVKPLGWYMARVHEGKPCGLDRLLGPVERSLYRLCCVRSDEEMTWKTYAVAMLLFNGVGLLALYLLQRIQGVLPLNPQTFGAVAPDLAFNTAASFTTNTNWQAYGGESTMSYLTQMMGLTVQNFVSAATGIAILVAFIRGLARRSSQTIGNFWVDLVRSTLYILLPLATIVALLLVGQGAVQTFDASHTARFAQPVRYEKPVTDGTGQPSVDEEDKPKMEPAIEHHQLLAVGPAASQVAIKHLGTNGGGFFSANAAHPFESPTPFTDFLLILAETVLAASLTYTFGVMVGDTRQGWAILATMLVVLLGFMLGGYLAESAGNPRIARLGVDHTPSDVQPGGNMEGKEARFGIARSAIFAAATTATSTGAVDSMHDSFTPLGGLVPLFLMQFGEVILGGAGSGLYGMLVFAIIAVFIAGLMVGRTPEYLGKKIEPYEMKMASLLILIMPIVVLGLTAVASVTTAGTASILNPGPHGLSEILYAYTSQANNNGSAFGGLNANTVFYNTTGGLAMLASRFWLAVPTLALAGALARKPSAPTGSGTLPTHTPLFVVLLIGVVLLVGGLTFVPALALGPIVEHVLMMS is encoded by the coding sequence ATGACAACCAACGGCCTCGCGCAAATCGCCCTCTTTTTCGGAGTTTTGATCGCGCTCGTCAAGCCGCTCGGCTGGTACATGGCGCGCGTGCATGAAGGCAAGCCCTGCGGCCTGGATCGCCTGCTGGGTCCCGTTGAGAGAAGCCTCTATCGACTTTGCTGTGTCCGGTCCGATGAAGAGATGACTTGGAAGACCTATGCCGTCGCGATGCTCCTGTTCAACGGGGTCGGACTACTGGCTCTCTACCTACTGCAACGGATACAGGGAGTCCTGCCGCTCAATCCCCAGACGTTCGGCGCCGTGGCACCCGATCTGGCCTTCAATACGGCGGCCAGCTTTACCACCAATACGAACTGGCAAGCCTACGGCGGCGAATCGACGATGAGCTATCTCACTCAGATGATGGGCCTCACCGTTCAGAACTTCGTTTCCGCCGCCACCGGCATAGCGATTCTCGTCGCCTTCATCCGAGGGCTGGCTCGCCGCAGTTCGCAGACCATCGGCAACTTCTGGGTGGATCTCGTTCGGAGCACTCTGTACATCTTGCTCCCGCTCGCGACGATCGTCGCCTTGCTGTTGGTCGGACAGGGAGCGGTCCAAACGTTCGATGCCTCTCACACAGCGCGCTTCGCACAACCGGTGCGCTATGAGAAACCGGTGACCGATGGAACCGGGCAGCCGTCGGTGGATGAGGAGGACAAGCCGAAGATGGAGCCGGCTATCGAGCACCATCAGCTATTGGCCGTCGGTCCGGCCGCCTCGCAAGTGGCCATTAAACACCTCGGCACCAACGGGGGCGGCTTCTTTAGCGCCAACGCCGCGCATCCGTTTGAGAGCCCCACGCCCTTCACCGATTTCCTGTTGATCTTGGCCGAAACCGTGCTTGCCGCTTCTTTGACCTACACGTTCGGCGTCATGGTCGGCGATACGCGGCAAGGCTGGGCGATTCTCGCGACGATGCTGGTGGTGCTGCTCGGCTTCATGCTCGGCGGCTATCTAGCGGAATCAGCCGGGAATCCCAGGATTGCGAGGCTCGGTGTCGATCATACCCCGAGCGACGTCCAGCCGGGCGGAAACATGGAAGGCAAAGAGGCGCGCTTCGGCATCGCGCGCAGCGCGATCTTTGCCGCCGCGACGACGGCAACGTCGACCGGCGCCGTCGATTCGATGCATGACTCATTCACGCCCTTGGGCGGTCTGGTTCCGCTGTTCCTGATGCAGTTCGGCGAGGTGATTCTTGGCGGCGCCGGCTCGGGCCTCTACGGGATGCTGGTCTTTGCGATCATCGCCGTGTTCATCGCGGGGCTGATGGTGGGGCGCACGCCGGAATATCTCGGCAAGAAAATCGAGCCGTATGAAATGAAAATGGCCTCCCTGCTTATTTTGATCATGCCGATCGTCGTGTTGGGCCTGACGGCCGTTGCGTCGGTCACGACTGCCGGCACGGCCTCGATTCTCAATCCCGGCCCTCACGGCCTGAGCGAGATCCTCTATGCCTATACCTCTCAGGCGAACAACAACGGGAGCGCGTTCGGTGGGTTGAATGCCAATACGGTCTTCTATAACACCACAGGCGGTTTAGCGATGCTCGCCTCCCGCTTCTGGCTGGCGGTGCCGACCCTCGCGCTCGCCGGCGCCCTGGCGCGGAAGCCATCGGCGCCTACCGGTTCCGGAACGTTACCGACGCATACGCCGCTGTTCGTTGTCTTGCTGATTGGAGTCGTGCTCCTCGTCGGCGGGTTGACGTTCGTGCCGGCGCTGGCGTTGGGCCCGATCGTCGAGCATGTGTTGATGATGAGCTGA